Proteins co-encoded in one Brassica oleracea var. oleracea cultivar TO1000 chromosome C4, BOL, whole genome shotgun sequence genomic window:
- the LOC106339822 gene encoding laccase-5, giving the protein MEIIKSFFCFISFAVLLLFTSMAEANRAHHHEFIIQATKVKRLCETHNSITVNGMFPGPQLVINNGDTLVVKVINRARYNVTIHWHGVRQMRTGWADGPEFVTQCPIRPGSSYTYRFTIQGQEGTLWWHAHSSWLRATVYGSLLILPPAGSSYPFPNPHRNVPLLLGEWWDGNPVDVLREATRTGAAPNISDAYTINGQPGDLYKCSSQDTTIVPISVGETILLRVINAALNQPLFFTVANHKFTVVGADASYLKPFTTNAIVLGPGQTTDVLITGDQPPNHYYMAARAYQSAQNAPFGNTTTTAILQYKSAPCCGGAKPIMPLLPAYNDTNTATRFSQSFRSLKRAEVPPELDENLFITIGLGLNNCPKNFRSRRCQGPNGTRFTASMNNVSFALPSNYSLLQAHHHSIPGVFTTDFPARPPVKFDYTGSNISRSLYQPVRGTKLYKLKYGSRVQIVLQDTGIVTPENHPIHLHGYDFYIVAEGFGNFNPKKDTAKFNLEDPPLRNTVGVPVNGWAVIRFVADNPGVWIMHCHLDAHISWGLAMAFLVENGSGLLETMEEPPADLPVC; this is encoded by the exons ATGGAGATCATCAAGAGCTTCTTCTGTTTCATATCTTTCGCGGTCCTTCTTCTCTTCACTTCCATGGCAGAAGCCAACAGAGCACACCACCACGAGTTCATC ATACAAGCAACGAAGGTGAAGAGACTATGTGAAACACACAACAGCATTACGGTGAACGGAATGTTTCCCGGTCCACAACTTGTAATCAATAACGGTGACACTCTCGTTGTCAAAGTCATTAACCGGGCCCGGTACAACGTCACAATCCACTG GCACGGTGTGAGACAAATGAGAACCGGTTGGGCTGACGGACCAGAATTTGTGACTCAATGTCCGATCAGACCGGGATCAAGCTACACGTACCGGTTTACAATTCAAGGACAAGAAGGTACACTCTGGTGGCATGCTCATAGTTCGTGGCTTAGAGCCACAGTCTACGGTTCACTTCTTATCCTTCCTCCGGCTGGTTCGTCTTACCCATTCCCAAACCCTCACCGCAACGTCCCACTCCTTCTCG GTGAGTGGTGGGACGGTAATCCGGTTGATGTGTTGAGAGAAGCTACACGAACCGGAGCTGCTCCAAATATCTCCGACGCTTACACCATCAATGGTCAACCTGGTGATCTCTATAAATGCTCTTCTCAAG ATACGACAATAGTACCCATAAGTGTTGGTGAGACCATACTACTACGTGTAATAAATGCGGCACTTAACCAACCGCTATTTTTCACGGTGGCTAACCACAAGTTCACCGTAGTCGGAGCTGACGCGTCTTACCTAAAACCCTTCACCACCAACGCCATTGTTCTCGGCCCTGGCCAAACCACCGACGTCCTCATAACCGGTGACCAACCACCAAACCACTATTACATGGCCGCAAGAGCTTACCAAAGCGCCCAAAACGCACCGTTTGGCAACACAACCACAACCGCAATCCTCCAATACAAATCCGCACCTTGCTGCGGCGGCGCTAAACCCATCATGCCTCTCCTTCCTGCCTACAACGACACAAACACAGCCACTCGCTTCAGCCAAAGCTTCCGGTCACTAAAACGTGCCGAGGTCCCGCCAGAACTCGACGAGAATCTCTTTATAACCATCGGACTTGGTCTCAACAACTGTCCTAAGAATTTTAGGTCAAGAAGATGCCAAGGTCCTAACGGCACACGCTTCACTGCATCTATGAACAATGTTTCGTTTGCTCTACCTAGTAACTACTCTCTCCTTCAAGCTCACCACCATAGTATTCCCGGAGTCTTCACAACCGATTTTCCGGCGAGGCCACCGGTGAAATTTGATTACACCGGTAGCAACATAAGTCGATCTTTATATCAACCTGTGAGAGGGACTAAGCTATACAAGCTCAAGTATGGATCAAGGGTTCAGATTGTTCTTCAGGACACTGGTATAGTAACTCCTGAGAACCATCCTATTCATCTACACGGCTATGATTTCTACATTGTTGCTGAGGGTTTCGGTAACTTCAACCCCAAGAAAGATACCGCGAAATTCAACCTTGAAGATCCACCTCTTAGAAACACCGTTGGTGTACCTGTTAATGGCTGGGCCGTCATCAGATTCGTGGCAGATAACCCTG GGGTTTGGATAATGCATTGTCATCTAGATGCACATATATCTTGGGGACTAGCCATGGCTTTCTTGGTTGAGAACGGGAGTGGACTATTAGAGACAATGGAAGAGCCTCCGGCTGATTTGCCAGTGTGTTAA